GCGAATGGTTCGATTTCTTCAACGGGCATCGATACCGTGGCGGCAAACAAATCCGTCTGTTCCGTTATCTCGAAGACCAAGGTGTACTCGCAAAAGCCGGTGCGATCGTGCCACTCGGTCGTCATCTCGAACAGTCGAATGCCCTGCATAATCCAGAGGATCTCGAAGTCGTCGTCTTCCCGGGAGCATCGAACCGCTTTACGTTGTTTGAAGATGACAGTACAGGTGTCGCGCACCGCGATGGTGTCAACGTCGAGACGACGTTTGCGCTCGACTGGGAAGCACGTGAGCTGACGATCGCGGCACCAACCGGACACCGTGACTTGCTACCTGAAAACCGCTCGATTACATTGATCTTACGTGGAGTCCGTGAAGGATACGTTCAGCGCGACGGAGAGAGTGTCACCGGCGTCTATGATCATGCGACGCAGTCCCTTCGTGTCGAACTCGGTGAAGTGACGGATACGATCACGTTGTCACTCCAAGTCGAGATCTCGACGAACGAGAACAAGATGGACCGGTTGTATGCATTCCTCGACCAAGCGGAAATCAGCTATGACCTGAAAGATCGTTTGTACCGTCTATTGTCACAAAAACTCGACCCGGTCAACATGATGCACCAATTGCAAGCACTCGAACTCGAGAAGGATCTCGTCGACTGTCTGCTTGAGTTGATGTTGTCTTAAACGATTGGATAGGCATGCGAAAAAGCCAGTATTCGTCATCCGAATGGACGAGGAATACTGGCTTTTTGATTGAGGTCAGAACTTTTCGTCTACCTCTTCATCCATCCAAGATAGTAAGTCTTCTGCATCGAGATCGTCACCTTTACTGAGGATCAAGGTCGTGACGTCATCTCGTTTCTGTTCTAATAACTCCGGGTTGTTCGTCAAGACTTCCATGAGGTAATACGCATACGAGTCAAGGAAATCAGGCTGATCGTTTCGTTCGATCAGTGTCATGAACGCTTCGATCAGTTCTTCCTGTTCTTCATCGAGAATCATCCAGTGGGAGTAGGCGAGGAGTTTTTCATTCTCGTCATCTCCACGGAGAATGTCCTTGATTTCAGGTAACGTCAGAAATACGACATCTGGCATGACGACTTCCGGAACATCGCTACTCAGCTTCGTTAACCATTCGTCATAGGTCGTTGCGACAAAATGTGTTTCTGCGACAGAAATATCGAGGCACCAGACAGTTGGCTCGGCAGTTTCCGAGAAATGGAAGTACCAAAAATAGCTACCTTCGCCTTCCGCGAACATCATGACGTTTCCTTCGACGTCCCATTCCCGGAGGATCGACAATTCGTCTAGATACCGTTCGAATGTCAATGACGACATGGAGCGGAGTGGGAGATGCAATCCAGTTTCTTCGTCCGACCATGTATTCTCAAACTCGACCATCACGGCCATGGCTTCCGGAGCACCGCCGTTTTGTTCCTGGATTTGTTCGAGGTAACGGACGGGGAGTGAACCGTTGACGGCTTGCTCGATTCGTTTAATGTCTGTTTCTTTGACTGAAATCATCGTTTCTTCCTGTAATTCTTCATCCCAAAATGGCATCGTATGACCTTCCTTGCTATGTAATATGTAGACCTTGATTATACGCGAAGCTGATGGAAAATGTTTCAAAAAAAGACCCTTTCCGTTATGGAAGGGTCTATTGTGTCATTTACGACGCAATTTTTTCGCTTTTTGTTTCATGTCGTTGTACGTAATCATCGGGCTATCGTCCATCGTCAAGCGCAGATGGTTCGGTTCGCCTTTGTTCGTGATGCCGGAGCAATAGAGGATGTCGGCATACTGCTCAAACAGTTCCTCATATGCCGGCAGGTGGTGCATCAGGCGACCAGGCGACCCCCAGCCACAGAGGACGACGCCATTTTTCGCTTTGACCTCAGCAAGTGTCTTCGCGACGAACTCGTAGTTCGTCTCATCGAAGCTCGCTTGCGCGAACGGCAGATCCTCGCTGACGAGCAGGTCCGGCATCAAACTGATGATGTCATATTGTTTGACGGGGTCACTGACATACTTCTTCATCAAATTGTACGCACGTTGTGTCGTCGTTCCAGAGAGAAAGGCATCCGTCGTCCGAGGTGTGTAGATTAAAGCGGCGACGTGCGTACCTTCTGCGATGTCGTCAAAGATGTAGCTGCGTAAATAGCGTTTCGTCTTGTCTCGATCAAACGTCGTTTGGACGCGGATCGACGATTCCTCAATCAAGAGTTCGGAAGAATCGGCTGGTGTCATGGGTGGTGCCTCCTTTTAATTGGTCAAACGTGAGCTGATGCGAAGGAAGAATGCGAGTGTCTTCTTCTTGAGGTCGGGGTCGTTCGCATCGATCGCCTCGACATGTTGTTGGTAACGATCATATTGGGCGAGCACGTCAGAGACATATTGTTCACTGCGATTGTATTCAAACAGTGCTGTCGCGAGCGTGTCTCGGTCGGATGTCTCTGCGACATCGTGTTGTTTCAGGTATTTTGCCGCCGTGTGGGCGCTGTCGACGAGACTCGTCGGATCGGCTTTCCCGTCGCCGTCCGCGTCCACTCCAAGACCACCATATTTCTTGATGGCTTCCGGGTCTGTCACGTCGATGCCGTCATGCTCGATGTCTCCGAGCGACGTGCCACCTTCGTATCCCCAACCGACCCATGTTTTCGGCATGAATTGGAACGGACCGATGGCGCCAACGGACGATTGCATCGCTGACGAGTTCGAGAAGATCGTCTCGACGCGATGAATGGAGGCGAGTAGCTTCCAGTCGATGCCGTAACGTGCCGCGGCTTGTTCGTAGATGTCGATGTTCTCGGCAGGTACGCCATGCTGTCCATAATACGTACGATACATTTCATTTTGAACACGTTCCCGATTTTGCCAGTAGATAAAGCTACTGACGATGAGGGCGAACAGTACGAACAAGATGCTGATTCGAAAAACTTTTCGCATATTGTTCTCTCCTCTGTATAGGATTCCACTGAATGGTATCATATTTTAGTAGGGTCTAATAGCACTTTCTGTGACGGGAGTGTGGAATCAAAAAAGGAGTCGAAGTCATGTATCTCTTCGTAAATGGTTTTTTACTCGGATTGCTCGTCGTCCTTTCGATCATCGCAGCGGTCCGTCCGGTCGATTTGACGATCGTTCACCGCAAGGAATTCTACCCCTCGATGGTCCAGTCGAGCGGGATTTTATGTCTGTTGCTCGTCGGTGGCACGCTGATTAGCGGTACGCTGTTGCCGGAAATCGGGTTGACGTTTTTTGTCCCAAGTGGTCCTGTCTGGTACGCGACGATCGGACTGATCGTCTTGCTTTGCATCGTCTTGCTTTTGACGGCGACCGTTCCAGCATTTCGCAAACGTTTGCTACCGCTCTATCAAAGTGAGGCGGAACGACTGATTCTGCCGCGAACGAAAGAGGAACGGACCGGGTTCCAAATGGTCGCACTGATGGCAGGGGTGACGGAAGAATTGATCTATCGCGGGTTTCTCTTTCATGCGCTCGGATTATTTTTACCGTTTTCAGACGTCAGCTTCGTCTGGATCGGTGCCATCCTGTTCGGGGTCGCCCATCGTTATCAAGGGTGGTTCGCGATTCTCGTCACGGGGCTGATTGGGGCGGGGTTCGGCTACTTATACCTAGCACTTGAGACGCTCTGGCCACTGATCATCATCCATGTCTTGATTGATCTCGTTGCCGTCTACATCTACAAGGACGATGTTAATTCCTGACATCGTCAAAAAGCGTTGAATTTGGTAGACTAAATGTCAAGCGAAGTCATCGTTTAAATTGGTCAAGTTGACGGTTGCAGAACAGGTCAAATGACAAGTAGAATGAGAAGGTAAACGCTTACACATCAAAAGGAGATGGATGAAACCATGCGAACGATCACTTCCACTGGCGAGCGAAAGAAGACGAGTTGGACATTGAATATCGGCAATCAGCCACATTTGATGATGGGTGGTGTGACAGAACAAACGCTTGATGCCGAGCAACGTGTTGTCTACGACGAATTTTTGATTCCGACGACGGACACTTTGATTCATCGGTTCAAAGCCCGCTTCCCGAACCATCTCTGCGAGAACGGGTATGATGTGTATGGCGCTGCCGCTTTTGACGAACAGGTCGTCGAACTGATTTCGAATTGGTTCATCGAGCTGGTCACCGTCTTAACAGCGATGCAGCGGACGAAAGGCATTCAGCATGTCCAGATTGAAGGCGGTGTCGCAAAACGGACCGACTTCTTACCGACCGTGCGTCGGACATGCCGGGCACTGGAGTCAACGATTAATATTTATTGAAACACCAGTCACGTGTTCAGAGGGGACGTCCATTAGGGCGTCCTCTCTTTTTTTGATCAACGAATCGAAAGAGTCAGATGTCATGAGGATAACGTGCACTTTTTTGTTCATCTCGAATCGTTTTCCTGGGACAAGCATCGAGCCGCTTTACTTCGTTGCAGGGTCGCTCCTGTTTGTTTTTCCCTAGGAAGCGATTTCGAGTGAACAAATCGCGTTTCTTTCTTCCAGATAGAAACGAAGTCGAAAGACTCGCGGAGTCGGACATGATTGTCCGACTCTTTTTCATTTTCTGGATATATTCAGGGAAAAACAGGTTGACGACAGACTGTATGGCATGTACCATACAGTTAACAGATGTACTATTGTCTTAATACAATGGTGATAATGAAGGAGGAAAGTCTAGTGCTTGAAGTGAAGGGGCTACAAAAACGATATGGACGAAAAAAGCAGGTCTTACGTGACGTGACGTTCTCTGTCGGTCTAAACGAAGTGACGTGTCTGATCGGCTTGAACGGGGAGGGGAAGTCGACGATTTTAAAAGCAATTCTCGGTCTGATTCCGGTAGATGCCGGGACGGTGACGGTCGACGGCAAAACATCGCGCGACCAGATCGCGTTCGTGCCTGATCTCCAGACGATGCCGAGCTACATGACGATCGGACAAGCGCTCGCGTATATGGCGGATCATTATCCAGACTGGAATCAAGAGACAGCAGAACGATTGCTGCAGACGTTCCAGCTGTTTACGACGGATAAAATGGCGAACTTATCAAAAGGGAATAAGGCGAAGTTTAATCTCGTCTTAGGATTCGCCCTCGATCGACCGTACATATTACTCGACGAACCGCTCGCGGGAATCGATCTCTTCATGAAGGAACAGATCGCTTGGATTTTCTCAAGTGAGTTCATGGAAGGACGGAGCATCCTGATGACGACTCACGAAATTGCTGAGGTCGAGCAGGTGATTGACCGAGTGTTATTCTTACGGGACGGGAAGATCGTCGAAGTCAAAGAGACGGATGAGTTACGTGGCCGTCATCATCAATCGGTCCAAGACCGGATGCGGGAGGTATATCAAGGATGAAACGCTGGTTGTTATTAACAAATGAAGAACTGAAACGGAGTACGAAACTACTGGTGTTCTTGATTTCAGGATTGATCGTCGCGGAAATCGCGTCACTGCTCTATCAGATTTACGATTATCAAAGCACGATCGAGAAAACGATGCGTATCGATCAGATTTCAGAAATGGACGCAATTGCACAAGTAGGTGGTGCGTTGACATTCGCACAGGCAACGGATTTTTACGATTCAATCATTGTTTTAGCGATGGGGATGATTCTCTTGTTCGCGTTCTGGATTTGGTATCGCGACTGGATGGGCGAGACGAAGTACATTTACAGATTGCTATTGTTACCTGGTTCACGCCGGGCGATTATTGCATCAAAACTGACGGCCGTTCTTCTCGTCGTCGCTAGTCTGATCGGAATTCAGTGGGTGTTGTTGTTGCTTAGTCGTAATCTTTACTTATGGCTATTGCCAGATGCTCAACAGGTCACAGCCAGCATCAACGAATACTCCTTCTACATGAAGTTGTTCTATACGATGTACCCAACTGACATTTTATTCATTTTACTAATGACATTCATCGTCATCTCGTTCGTCTTCATGACAGTATTACTTGAGCGTTCGTTTCGAAGAGGAAAAGCGTTCTTGCTCGTCGGATTACACGGGGTTGCGCTGATTGGCGGTTATATCGTTTTAGGCGTAGCCTTGTCAGCTATTTCGAGCAACCTGAGTCAGCTGCATATGCAATTTTATTTCGGATACGTCGTGCTCTTAACGTTATATGTGTCATACAAAAATCTGCGGTTAGTCCAGACGCGCCTATCCGTATAAAGGAGAAATCTCATGAAACGATATCGTCAACTTTTGATCTATGGATTGATCATTCTCATGACAATCGGGAGCTACATCGGCTATACGCTATCGATCCAAGGCGCAGACTTGTCGCTCGAGACCGTCAGTGGAAAACCTTCGCAAGTAGAAAATTTTAATCTACGTCTTCAGACGAAAGGCATGCGTTCGACGGTTTATGATGTCGATGCTAAGGGAGCCATTGAAAAACAGTCAAACTCTTACGTCGGACAACTTTTCCGTGAAGATAGCATGACGGATTTACCAGACAAATATTATGAGTTCACGACACAAATGGAAACAAATGTCAGTGGGAGTGGGCAATCGGAATATGCGATTCAGATTAAACACAATAAACTGCAATTTAAGATGTTTACGTTCAAGACAGAGAAAATGTTCGAGAAGACATTTCAGTATGATACAAAACTTGAGACAGGGAGGGACTTACAAGCCAGTGTCGTCGATAAACAGGCGATGAAGGTTTATATCCAACTCGATCGAGTCGATCAGCCAAAGGAAACAAAACTACTTGTGCTCGATTTAACAAGCGACCGGGTCGAAGAGATCGTTCTTCAAAAACCAGTAGCGCCTAAAAACGCTCGTCAATTTTTAGCGATTCATCAAAATGAGGTCGTCTACACGGAACAACCGTCTGACAGCGATGAAGAGAACACAAAACTATCTTATTTTCTCGATGACGGGAAGGTCGTTCGGTCCATCAAGGAGTTAAATCAGCAACAAATCGGTTATACCCCCTATGCGAACGGTCGTTATCTAATTGGCTTCCGCCTGCCGGAAGGAGAGACGAAACGAATCGAATGGTCGATGTTCGACTTGGAAACGAAACGATTATCCGAGCATAGCGTAAGCAGTCCGCTTGTTTTGAAAAAGATCGATTGGTTGGATTCGACGGACGAGATGCAGCTCTATCTCTCATCAGAGACGAACGCTGGATTCCAAGTGTCCGTGATCGATCTGAAGAATGAACAACTGATGTATCAAGGTGAAATCAAGGATGCGAATCATAAAAAAGGAACACATATCTATGATTTTGCGATTCAATGAAATGGAGACGTCATACCGAAACCGGATGACGTCTTTTTGAAAGGACAGAATGATATGAAACTAGAAATCGAACAGTTATCAAAAATCTATCCGAATCGAAAACAGGCGTTGCAGGAGATCACGTTGACGCTAGAAGCCGGAGTGTATGCCTTGTTCGGTGAAAATGGAGCAGGGAAGACGACGTTGATGAAGATTCTCGCTGGACTGTTACGTCCATCGCAAGGGGTGATTCGAGTCGACGGTCACGTCGTCTCACCACTAGAAGAAACGTACCGCGAACGAATCGGGTATTTGCCGCAGGAGACACCGCTTTACGGTGATTTCACGGCAACACAGTTTTTAACGTACTTGGCAACGGTCAAGGGCGTTCCTAAATCCGACATCACCTCTCGCGTTGAACAAGCCTTGATCGATGTGAATTTGCTAGAACAAAAAAATCAGAAACTACGCCGCTTCTCAGGTGGAATGAAGCGACGGATCGGTATCGCGCAACTACTGTTGAACGACCCGGACTTTCTGATCATCGATGAACCGACGGCAGGGCTTGATCTAAAAGAACGGATTCATTTTCGGAACGTCATCGCGACGATTGCGCGAAAACGAATCGTCTTACTGTCGACACATATCGTCTCGGACGTCGGGTCGATCGCAAAGGAAATCATCCTGATGCAGCAAGGGAAGATCATCCGCCAAGCTAATCCTTATACCTTGCTCGATGAGATCGCGACCTCGATCTGGTCCGTCGATGTATCGGACGAGACATTACTCGTCTTGCAGGAGACGTACCAAATGGGTGCGATTCACCAAACGCGGTCTGGTAAAAAACGCGTCCGGATCATCTCATCCGATCGACCGCATCCAGATGCGGTTCAGGAAGAGCCGCAACTAGAAGATTTATACCTTTATCACTTAGATGAACGGATGCGTGGCGCGTGATGTCGATGTTACGATTCGAATCATATAAATTATATAAATCGCTAATCGTCTGGTTGCTGTTGATCGGGACGGGAATCTTTTTCTTACCGACATTAGTGGAACCGATTGATCATGTCGTCAAGTCCCGCTATTCTTCGTTCGAAGGACCAGCAACGAAAGACGTCTTTAAGATGATTGAGACAGATAGCAATATCATCAATGATCCAGATACACGAATGTTAGAAGACGACATATTTTACAAGAATGAAATCTATGCTCAAATCTTACATATGGAAGAAGCGCAAATTCAACGGCAGCAACGCCTCGACGTTTTAAAAAGCGATACGTTCGAGCAAAAGCTCGTCAATCGTATCAACGTCGCATCGATTGGCTATCACGATCCGGCGGAAATCGTAGCGACGTTCGTCAATCAATCCGGACTCCTGTTCCCGTTGATCGGACTCCTACTCGTGACGATCAGTTATACACGTGAACGCATGACCGGAGTCGAACAGTACCAGTTGACGTCGCGGAATGGACGACATCTCTTATTACGTGCGAAATGGATGGCTGCCGTTATGTACGTGACGATCATCCACGTATTAACGTATCTTGCGACGATCTTAGTCGTCCGTTATCAACTCGGACCGATCGATTGGTCGGCACCGATGCAAGCGATGGATGGACTAGCTGCAGCGCCGTATCCATTATCGATTGGTGGATATGTACTGTCTACGTTCATTTATCAGGAACTTGCCTTTGTGACGCTAGCGACAGCTATTTTATGTGCCTCGTTATTCGCGAAGCAGTATAGTCACGCCTTCGTTTACGTGACGATTTTGATCGGCTTACCATTGACGTATGGTTACGTCATTCCGGACGTTTTCTTCCCGGACTTCGTGCAAGTGCTGATCTTCTTTTTCCCAAGCCGCGGCGTGCTGACGCGTGAACTGTTTCAGACAGACATACCGTTCGTCTTACCGATTTTTGTGATGCTCGTTTGGATGGCGCTGATCGTCACCCTTTACGTATTCATGATGCGATCTGTCAAAAGGAGGGAGCTGACATGAGTCGCGAGTTATTGAAGGTGGAATGGCAAAAGGTAAAGCAACAAAAGATGGTCTGGGTTCTCCTGTGCTTTGTGTTTATCGTCGGTCTGATTTTTTCGTTTAGTCGGATGGGCTTACCTGGGACGGAACGAACGAATGCACCGTTTGAAGGAAAATTGACGAAGGACTTCGTAGAACAGGCAAGAGAAGGAAAAAAGCGTGTAACAAAGGATGGGATTACGAAAGCAGAACAGGACGAATACGGGATATATTTGCAGGTTCTGAAGGCGAATGGACGGCATCAGTCGCAATCGCAACGTGTCGACGAATTGCGTCAAGAAGCGCGCTCTGCGACATCTGACATCAAAAAACGAAAACTCGAACAAGAAGCGTCGTTGCTTGCGAAAATTGATTATCAACACGTTGGCAACTACCGGACGCTTGATCAATTCATCGTATTTCTCGGTGTCGGAGGATTTGCGTTGTTGGCGATCGTCTTGACGTTAGTAACCGCGACGAGTTACTCGCGCGAAGCGCAGACCGGGATGTTGCAACTGCTCTATAGTTCAAAGCATGGTCGCAAAGACGTCCTGACGGCAAAATTAACACTCTCGATCCTGCTCGTCACTGGCATCATCCTCGTTTACAATATCGTGCAGTGGCTCTTATTTTTCCGTCAGTCGAGCGGCTGGGAGTTACCGATTCAGTTTAACTATCATGATTCTCCATATCCGTTGACATTCGGGCAACTGTATCTGCTCGCTATTTTGATGCAGTGGCTGGTCGGCATCTCATTAGTCATGACGTTCACGTTTTTCTCATTACTCGTCCGACATGTCCTCGCTGTTCTGATACTCGCATCGATCTGGCTGATTAGTCCGTTCGTGCTCGAGAAGTTCGTCGGAGGCATCATGGCTAGCGAAACGATTCGGTCACTTCTCCTCCTGACACAAGGACAATCATTGATGGTGTTCGTATTGTTTAAGGATTACCTTGCTATATCGGTGTTTGGGCAACCCATTACTTTACCAGTAGTCGTCATCGCCAGTAGCATCGCGACGATCCTCTTGTTCGGCTGGGGTTGTTACAAGCTGGTCTCTCGCCAGTCCGCCTAAAAAACGCTTCGCACCGGAAAAGTTGTCCGGTGCGAAGCGTCTTTTTTGCGTTTTGACTAGGAATCGATGTGTCCTAAGGCGAAAGCATCAAGACGTGAAGTTTTTCTCTGCCGCTTTACAGGCACGCAATAAGGCATCCTTGAAGAAACGATCTTCCTGCGAAGCGAGTTGTTGTGTCGCTTCTTCGTCTCCGCGCAGTGAGCGGGCGAGCATCTGGATGACCTTGACCCAGCGGCGGACGTGATCGAGTTGTGGGCGACCCATCGCGACGTATACCGTAAACCAATCGTTTTGATCGCGACGGATCATCCGCTGGAACAATGATTTCGCGAGATCGACTTCTTCGGTCGTCGGGAGTTCGTTCGTCTCGAAATAAAGACGTAACGCTGCGACAGCAGTCGCATATGCTGCTTTGACGTCTTCCGACGGTTGGTGTTTGCCGTAATCAGATGTCGACAGATGAAGTAAGGCGGGTTTCTTTTCGACACCCGTGATCCAAGCGGAGATCGTCTTATTGCCTTTATAGGCTTGACGGTTCGCGACCGGGAGCTTCGCCGTGACATTACCGACTTTCCCGATCAAGGTCACTTTATTGTTGCGATCTTGGATTTCAGTCACTTTCATCTCGACCGTATCCCCCATTTCATGGGGAATGGCTTTCGGCTGAAGCTTTTCTCCTGCCGAGAGTGGCGAGCGCTTGCGGATCATCCGCAGTGCTTCCTGTTCAATCCGGTCGTCAAGCGACCAGAGATGCTCTGGTGGAACGTTACGGAACCGGCGACGTCGAACCTTGATGTACTGGTCAAGCGCGTCAGCAGCTTGCTCCCGCGTCGATTCGCCACGTGCGACGGGGCCGATGATGTCTCGGAGCGTAATGGATTCGAGACGTTCCATGATGCCTTCGAACGGGATGAGTTCCATTACGTAGAGACTACAGACGACGAGTTCGCATTCGCGAGGAGTGAGTGGGCGTTTGGCCATAAATTGACTTCCTTTCAGCTGGTTGATGTTTCTAGTATACCAAAAAAAAGCCATCGTCACGTAATCCCGTGACGATGGTCTGAAAAAGCTTACAAGACGAATGCCGATTCCGAACTGTTTTGCAATTCAGCGGACGCGAGACGTGTGACACCGTTCATGAACGGGTCATGGGCGACGAACAAGTCACCGATTGCTTTGATCTCAGCCACGGTCGCATTCTCCTTCGCACCAGCGATCCGTAAGCGATACGGCTTTTTCGTCACCGTATCGAACGTCAGGACGATCGTATGTTCCATCAATGGTCACTCCTTTCGTGAAATGTAGAGGATGGGTCATGCCTTCAGTAAAGCGTAGTCACGGCTGATTTCCGTCAGCGCGTAACGTCCGTCGAGT
This region of Exiguobacterium acetylicum DSM 20416 genomic DNA includes:
- a CDS encoding SMI1/KNR4 family protein produces the protein MPFWDEELQEETMISVKETDIKRIEQAVNGSLPVRYLEQIQEQNGGAPEAMAVMVEFENTWSDEETGLHLPLRSMSSLTFERYLDELSILREWDVEGNVMMFAEGEGSYFWYFHFSETAEPTVWCLDISVAETHFVATTYDEWLTKLSSDVPEVVMPDVVFLTLPEIKDILRGDDENEKLLAYSHWMILDEEQEELIEAFMTLIERNDQPDFLDSYAYYLMEVLTNNPELLEQKRDDVTTLILSKGDDLDAEDLLSWMDEEVDEKF
- a CDS encoding DUF1643 domain-containing protein; translated protein: MTPADSSELLIEESSIRVQTTFDRDKTKRYLRSYIFDDIAEGTHVAALIYTPRTTDAFLSGTTTQRAYNLMKKYVSDPVKQYDIISLMPDLLVSEDLPFAQASFDETNYEFVAKTLAEVKAKNGVVLCGWGSPGRLMHHLPAYEELFEQYADILYCSGITNKGEPNHLRLTMDDSPMITYNDMKQKAKKLRRK
- a CDS encoding lytic transglycosylase domain-containing protein; translation: MRKVFRISILFVLFALIVSSFIYWQNRERVQNEMYRTYYGQHGVPAENIDIYEQAAARYGIDWKLLASIHRVETIFSNSSAMQSSVGAIGPFQFMPKTWVGWGYEGGTSLGDIEHDGIDVTDPEAIKKYGGLGVDADGDGKADPTSLVDSAHTAAKYLKQHDVAETSDRDTLATALFEYNRSEQYVSDVLAQYDRYQQHVEAIDANDPDLKKKTLAFFLRISSRLTN
- a CDS encoding CPBP family intramembrane glutamic endopeptidase, which produces MYLFVNGFLLGLLVVLSIIAAVRPVDLTIVHRKEFYPSMVQSSGILCLLLVGGTLISGTLLPEIGLTFFVPSGPVWYATIGLIVLLCIVLLLTATVPAFRKRLLPLYQSEAERLILPRTKEERTGFQMVALMAGVTEELIYRGFLFHALGLFLPFSDVSFVWIGAILFGVAHRYQGWFAILVTGLIGAGFGYLYLALETLWPLIIIHVLIDLVAVYIYKDDVNS
- a CDS encoding ABC transporter ATP-binding protein codes for the protein MLEVKGLQKRYGRKKQVLRDVTFSVGLNEVTCLIGLNGEGKSTILKAILGLIPVDAGTVTVDGKTSRDQIAFVPDLQTMPSYMTIGQALAYMADHYPDWNQETAERLLQTFQLFTTDKMANLSKGNKAKFNLVLGFALDRPYILLDEPLAGIDLFMKEQIAWIFSSEFMEGRSILMTTHEIAEVEQVIDRVLFLRDGKIVEVKETDELRGRHHQSVQDRMREVYQG
- a CDS encoding ATP-binding cassette domain-containing protein; amino-acid sequence: MKLEIEQLSKIYPNRKQALQEITLTLEAGVYALFGENGAGKTTLMKILAGLLRPSQGVIRVDGHVVSPLEETYRERIGYLPQETPLYGDFTATQFLTYLATVKGVPKSDITSRVEQALIDVNLLEQKNQKLRRFSGGMKRRIGIAQLLLNDPDFLIIDEPTAGLDLKERIHFRNVIATIARKRIVLLSTHIVSDVGSIAKEIILMQQGKIIRQANPYTLLDEIATSIWSVDVSDETLLVLQETYQMGAIHQTRSGKKRVRIISSDRPHPDAVQEEPQLEDLYLYHLDERMRGA
- a CDS encoding ABC transporter permease subunit, with protein sequence MSRELLKVEWQKVKQQKMVWVLLCFVFIVGLIFSFSRMGLPGTERTNAPFEGKLTKDFVEQAREGKKRVTKDGITKAEQDEYGIYLQVLKANGRHQSQSQRVDELRQEARSATSDIKKRKLEQEASLLAKIDYQHVGNYRTLDQFIVFLGVGGFALLAIVLTLVTATSYSREAQTGMLQLLYSSKHGRKDVLTAKLTLSILLVTGIILVYNIVQWLLFFRQSSGWELPIQFNYHDSPYPLTFGQLYLLAILMQWLVGISLVMTFTFFSLLVRHVLAVLILASIWLISPFVLEKFVGGIMASETIRSLLLLTQGQSLMVFVLFKDYLAISVFGQPITLPVVVIASSIATILLFGWGCYKLVSRQSA
- a CDS encoding DUF2922 family protein; translated protein: MEHTIVLTFDTVTKKPYRLRIAGAKENATVAEIKAIGDLFVAHDPFMNGVTRLASAELQNSSESAFVL